The Synechococcus sp. MVIR-18-1 region TTTATAGTCGTCTTTCATTCTTCAAATAACTACTGAGCTTAATACTCAGGACAATAACTGCTGGTACTAAAGTGATTAGGTTAGCAAGCAAAACTGGACCATCATCTACCATCCACCCATAGATGGACCAGAACGTCACACCAGCTGTAAATAGTAGATACATTCGTAATGAGATCGATTGCGTATCTCTGCTTCGTAGCGTTTTTAGCGCTTGTGGAAAAAAGCTGACTGTTGTTAAAGTTGCAGCTATATACCCAATCAAATCAGCATTCATGAAAAACCAGGAAGTAATATACTATCCTATAGTAACAATCAAATGAAAACACAAAAACTATCTAATAATAAAAATACTAAGCAGTGAACTGAAATATACGGGAATTAATTACTGAGTGGCAACCATCTTCCTGCCATCATTGGAAGGTGGTGAAACTAATAAGAGATCTGCTCGAGACTCCCCCATTTGAACAATCAGCATCTTTCGTGGAGCTGCAATAAAACCTTTATTAGCGACATCCATTGCGTGAAGGATGTCATCAATATCACCTAAGGTATCATTTCGAGACAGCTGTTTGATCAAGGCAAGCTCTTCAAAAAACTTCTGGCTGTTGCTTTTATATGTATCCATCATTTTGCTCCTTGCAGCTTCTACTCCATACTCAACAGCGTTTTGAAGATAATCCTTCAAGAGTTGTCTCGACAGCGTTGGAGGCATATTAATATAATCTATTAAGTCAAAAAGGGTTGTTTCAAATAAGTCTCCATCTTTATCTATCAAAACACAAGGAGTCTCTAGTACAAAAGTTGGTTGATCTCTTAGACGTATCCAATGATTCTCAATGTCATTCCAGCTTTTAGACATAGGATTTGGTTCTCCGAGAATTACGTAATGTAGTCAATGAAAAATAGTGGCTAAATGTTGAATATCCAAAAGGCTTTATTAAGGCTCGATTTAAATTATCAAGTAGATCTATTTAATAACCATATTGCAAAAATTATAAATTAATGAATTTAC contains the following coding sequences:
- a CDS encoding SemiSWEET family sugar transporter — its product is MNADLIGYIAATLTTVSFFPQALKTLRSRDTQSISLRMYLLFTAGVTFWSIYGWMVDDGPVLLANLITLVPAVIVLSIKLSSYLKNERRL